A window of the Gordonia humi genome harbors these coding sequences:
- a CDS encoding alkaline phosphatase family protein — protein sequence MQHTLADVLPSVAASFGVSDPNPLAIEENRDVVVLLVDGLGAQLLIRGAHEAPTLAGHVTTTLRAGFPATTATSLTSLAVGAPCAVHGVIGYSFAVPTGAGGPRTLNALRWTYDNADGPDARAEAEPESIQTGPSRLEALAARGVDVHYVVPGYQATSGLTRAAFRAAGTVHPASTLDEVRAGILAVARHDGPDRRFAYAYYPGLDMAGHLHGPESDEWHEQLRAVEKTVADLYADLPATCTLLITGDHGMISAGTRVDLDAAPQLHRGVRAVAGEARVRHVYLDRLDARDDVAQTWAGTLGPHARVATREQAFDEHWFGDIRPEPGIAARFGDVIAVAEGDAVLLRPEAEPMESTLVGHHGAWSDDEQFVPLVVRR from the coding sequence ATGCAGCACACACTCGCCGACGTCCTGCCGTCGGTCGCCGCGTCGTTCGGAGTGTCCGATCCGAACCCGCTCGCGATCGAGGAGAATCGCGACGTCGTGGTGCTGCTCGTGGACGGGCTCGGCGCGCAACTGCTGATCCGCGGCGCCCATGAGGCGCCCACCCTCGCCGGACACGTCACGACCACCTTGCGGGCGGGGTTCCCGGCCACGACGGCGACGAGTCTGACGAGCCTGGCCGTCGGAGCGCCGTGTGCCGTCCACGGGGTCATCGGGTACAGCTTCGCCGTCCCGACCGGAGCGGGAGGGCCTCGGACGCTCAACGCGCTGCGCTGGACCTACGACAACGCGGACGGTCCCGATGCGCGAGCCGAGGCGGAGCCCGAGTCGATCCAGACCGGGCCGAGCCGATTGGAGGCGCTCGCCGCCCGCGGTGTCGACGTCCACTACGTGGTCCCCGGCTATCAGGCGACGTCAGGGCTCACCCGTGCGGCGTTCCGTGCGGCCGGAACCGTCCATCCGGCGTCGACACTCGACGAGGTGCGTGCGGGCATCCTCGCCGTCGCCCGGCACGACGGTCCCGATCGACGGTTCGCTTACGCCTACTACCCGGGACTCGACATGGCCGGGCACCTGCACGGACCGGAGTCAGACGAATGGCACGAGCAGTTGCGCGCCGTCGAGAAGACGGTCGCCGACCTGTACGCCGATCTGCCTGCCACCTGCACCCTGCTGATCACCGGCGACCACGGGATGATCAGCGCCGGGACCAGAGTGGACCTCGACGCGGCACCGCAGCTGCATCGGGGTGTCCGGGCCGTCGCCGGAGAGGCGCGCGTGCGCCACGTCTACCTCGATCGACTCGATGCGCGCGACGACGTCGCCCAGACCTGGGCGGGCACTCTCGGTCCTCACGCCCGCGTCGCCACCCGCGAGCAGGCGTTCGACGAGCACTGGTTCGGCGACATCCGGCCCGAGCCCGGCATCGCCGCTCGCTTCGGCGACGTCATCGCCGTGGCCGAGGGCGACGCCGTCCTGCTCCGCCCCGAGGCCGAGCCGATGGAGTCCACACTCGTCGGGCATCACGGCGCATGGTCGGACGATGAGCAGTTCGTGCCGCTGGTGGTGCGTCGATGA
- a CDS encoding sensor histidine kinase translates to MNVEQRHRRRWRPAVSTQVFAAQVALLVVVAVLGAVAAVWHERSRTDDDARERTVAVAVSIAQAPSTRDALRSADPTARLLPTTDAVSRASGMDFIVVMAPDRTRYTHSDRARIGGKFTGTIDRALRGETFTETYTGSLGPSIRAVTPVRDDDGRIVGLVSAGVTREHLSDQVRGSLPAVIAVVLIGLAAAVASSLGLERRLRRQTLGLTPDALRELYEHHDAVLHAIAEGMIVFDDAAPDGPAAVVNDEARRLLHLPDGPIMRADLPASLRGDDDLVDEIHLSGSRVLVASRQAVSGGTGRLGTVLTIRDRTQLQDVLGELDAVRSLANALSAQAHEHANRMHSVVTMIELGRRDDAVDFATQQLTTSQGVVEQLASAADPAVTALLVAKISEAAAVGVEVTVAAGADLVGGPLTPAESLTAVGNLVDNAVDAAGPGGWVEVDAGPTGDRSWSLRVADSGPGMDDDEFARSRARGYTTKDRGDRVHGRGLGLALLGQLADRRGGTLTVHRDPSTVELVLPVRGEEDRWASES, encoded by the coding sequence ATGAACGTCGAACAGCGGCATCGGCGACGATGGCGTCCGGCCGTGTCGACCCAGGTGTTCGCCGCCCAAGTGGCCCTGCTCGTGGTGGTCGCGGTGTTGGGCGCGGTCGCGGCGGTCTGGCATGAGCGGTCGCGCACCGACGACGACGCGCGTGAGCGCACGGTGGCGGTCGCCGTGTCGATCGCTCAGGCCCCGTCGACGCGCGACGCACTGCGATCGGCCGATCCGACCGCGCGTCTGCTGCCGACGACCGACGCCGTCTCCCGAGCGTCCGGTATGGACTTCATCGTGGTGATGGCGCCGGACCGGACCCGATACACGCACTCCGACCGCGCGCGGATCGGCGGCAAGTTCACCGGCACCATCGATCGGGCACTGCGCGGGGAGACCTTCACCGAGACCTACACCGGTAGCCTCGGACCGTCGATCCGAGCGGTGACGCCGGTGCGCGACGACGACGGCCGGATCGTCGGACTGGTGTCGGCCGGCGTCACGCGCGAGCATCTGTCCGACCAGGTGCGAGGCAGTCTTCCCGCGGTGATCGCGGTGGTGCTGATCGGACTCGCGGCGGCCGTCGCGTCGTCGCTCGGACTCGAACGCCGACTGCGCCGGCAGACGCTCGGCCTCACGCCGGACGCGCTCCGCGAACTGTACGAACACCACGACGCGGTGCTGCACGCGATCGCCGAGGGCATGATCGTCTTCGACGACGCCGCACCCGACGGTCCAGCCGCCGTCGTCAACGACGAAGCGCGTCGCCTGCTGCATCTGCCGGACGGGCCGATCATGCGTGCCGACCTCCCGGCGTCGCTACGCGGCGACGACGACCTCGTCGACGAGATCCACCTGTCGGGAAGTCGAGTTCTGGTGGCCAGTCGGCAGGCGGTGTCCGGCGGCACCGGTCGGCTCGGCACCGTGCTGACCATCCGCGATCGGACGCAGTTGCAGGATGTGCTCGGTGAACTCGACGCCGTGCGGTCGCTCGCGAACGCTCTGAGTGCTCAGGCACACGAGCACGCCAACCGCATGCACTCGGTGGTGACGATGATCGAGTTGGGTCGGCGCGACGACGCGGTCGACTTCGCCACCCAGCAGCTGACGACATCGCAGGGCGTCGTCGAGCAATTGGCGTCCGCCGCCGATCCGGCGGTCACCGCGCTGTTGGTCGCGAAGATCTCCGAGGCGGCAGCCGTCGGGGTTGAGGTGACGGTGGCGGCCGGAGCCGACCTTGTGGGCGGGCCGTTGACGCCGGCCGAATCTCTCACGGCGGTAGGCAATCTCGTCGACAACGCGGTGGACGCCGCGGGGCCCGGCGGCTGGGTCGAGGTCGACGCCGGACCGACTGGAGACCGGTCGTGGTCGCTGCGCGTGGCCGACAGCGGGCCGGGCATGGACGACGACGAGTTCGCTCGGTCGCGGGCGCGCGGATACACCACCAAGGACCGCGGCGATCGGGTGCACGGGCGAGGGCTCGGGCTCGCCCTGCTCGGGCAACTGGCGGACAGGCGCGGCGGTACGCTGACCGTGCATCGGGACCCGTCGACGGTCGAACTGGTGTTGCCGGTGCGCGGGGAGGAGGATCGATGGGCATCCGAGTCCTGA
- a CDS encoding response regulator, protein MGIRVLIVEDEPRIAAAHAEYVRRVPGFDVVTAVGTGAEAIDGVRRAAQGPAPIDLLLVDVGLPDMSGLEVAGAVTRMTPRPDVIMVTSARDVDTVRTSVARGALLYLIKPFAFAAFSAKLEHYREYRRMLDGADAEQAQVDAALAALREPAAGPATPKGIAAPTLELITATLRESPEALSANEIAQRTGVSRVTAWRYLERLADDRVCERVPDYGGRGRPQNRYRWR, encoded by the coding sequence ATGGGCATCCGAGTCCTGATCGTCGAGGACGAGCCGCGCATCGCGGCCGCGCACGCCGAGTACGTCCGGCGGGTCCCGGGATTCGACGTCGTGACCGCGGTCGGAACCGGAGCGGAGGCGATCGACGGGGTCCGCCGCGCCGCGCAGGGACCGGCACCCATCGACCTGCTCCTGGTCGACGTCGGACTCCCCGACATGAGCGGTCTGGAGGTGGCCGGAGCAGTGACCCGGATGACGCCGCGACCGGACGTCATCATGGTGACCTCGGCCCGCGACGTCGACACCGTCCGAACCTCCGTTGCGCGCGGGGCCCTCCTGTACCTGATCAAGCCGTTCGCATTCGCCGCGTTCTCGGCCAAACTCGAGCACTACCGGGAGTACCGGCGCATGCTCGACGGCGCCGACGCGGAGCAGGCTCAAGTCGATGCGGCGCTCGCCGCGCTGCGCGAACCCGCGGCGGGTCCGGCGACGCCGAAGGGTATCGCCGCGCCGACCCTCGAACTGATCACCGCGACCCTGCGTGAGTCTCCGGAAGCGTTGAGCGCCAATGAGATCGCTCAACGAACCGGGGTGTCACGGGTGACGGCCTGGCGGTACCTGGAACGCCTCGCCGACGATCGCGTCTGCGAGCGCGTACCCGACTACGGTGGGCGCGGCAGACCGCAGAACCGATACCGCTGGCGGTGA
- a CDS encoding nitroreductase family protein, with product MEYSEVVRTTFAAREFTDDPVSDEALLGVLDTARFAPSGGNRQGAHIVIVRDEDTKRALADLSRTGARRYLAQKAAGENPWNPVHPTAVTADELDDVVGVDSFVRPLAVAPVLLVVTIDLAVVAATDQDLERIGVVPGGSIYPLVWNILTGARAHGLGGTITTMASAEEPAVRELLAIPEHHAVAAVLPIGRPVKQLTRLSRAAVADFVTAERFDGRPFGAQ from the coding sequence ATGGAGTACAGCGAGGTCGTCAGGACGACGTTCGCGGCGCGCGAGTTCACCGATGATCCGGTGTCGGACGAGGCCCTGCTCGGCGTTCTCGACACCGCCCGCTTCGCGCCCAGCGGTGGCAACCGGCAGGGGGCGCACATCGTGATCGTCCGCGACGAGGACACGAAGCGGGCGCTGGCGGATCTGAGCAGGACGGGTGCGCGCCGGTATCTGGCGCAGAAGGCGGCGGGGGAGAATCCGTGGAATCCGGTGCACCCCACCGCGGTCACCGCCGACGAACTCGACGACGTCGTCGGTGTCGACTCCTTCGTCCGGCCGCTCGCCGTCGCACCGGTCCTGCTCGTGGTGACGATCGACCTCGCCGTGGTCGCCGCGACCGATCAGGACCTCGAGCGGATCGGTGTGGTGCCCGGTGGTTCGATCTATCCGCTCGTCTGGAACATCCTGACCGGCGCGCGTGCGCACGGACTCGGCGGGACCATCACCACGATGGCCTCGGCGGAGGAGCCCGCCGTTCGGGAACTGCTCGCGATTCCCGAGCACCACGCCGTCGCCGCGGTGCTGCCGATCGGGCGGCCCGTGAAGCAGCTCACCAGACTCTCACGAGCGGCCGTCGCCGATTTCGTCACCGCCGAGCGGTTCGACGGCCGGCCGTTCGGCGCGCAGTGA
- a CDS encoding alpha/beta hydrolase, with amino-acid sequence MREGTATVGDVDLFYDEFGSPDDPAVLLIMGLGAQMVLWRTEFCEQIAAAGYRVIRFDNRDSGLSTKFDGARSGGGPLPLKLLKFFVGLPAAGSAYTLTDLANDAAGVLDHLGIDRAHIVGASMGGMIAQVFAADHADRTLSATVIMSSNNRAFLPPPGPRQLLALLSPPPKGAGREEIIANSVAVSGVIGSPVYPPAAETALARATEYFDRCYYPIGVARQFAAILASGSLVGHDELIGARTLVLHGTHDKLMRASGARAVARSVSDARLVMVDGMAHDLPEPLWDRIIGELTRHFAAS; translated from the coding sequence ATCCGCGAAGGCACGGCGACCGTCGGCGACGTCGACCTGTTCTACGACGAGTTCGGTTCGCCCGACGATCCTGCGGTCCTCCTGATCATGGGACTCGGTGCCCAGATGGTCTTGTGGCGGACGGAGTTCTGCGAGCAGATCGCCGCTGCCGGATACCGCGTGATCCGATTCGACAACCGCGACAGCGGCCTGTCGACCAAGTTCGACGGCGCGCGTTCGGGAGGCGGGCCGCTTCCACTGAAGCTGCTCAAGTTCTTCGTCGGTCTGCCCGCCGCGGGATCGGCCTACACGCTGACCGATCTGGCGAACGACGCGGCAGGGGTCCTCGATCACCTCGGCATCGACCGGGCGCACATCGTCGGCGCGTCGATGGGCGGCATGATCGCTCAGGTCTTCGCCGCCGACCACGCCGATCGCACGCTGTCCGCGACGGTGATCATGTCGAGCAACAACCGCGCATTCCTCCCGCCGCCCGGACCGCGCCAGCTCCTCGCACTGCTGTCGCCGCCACCCAAAGGCGCCGGTCGGGAGGAGATCATCGCGAACTCCGTCGCGGTCAGCGGTGTCATCGGCAGCCCTGTCTACCCGCCTGCCGCCGAGACCGCCCTCGCCCGCGCCACCGAATACTTCGACCGCTGCTACTACCCGATCGGCGTCGCTCGGCAGTTCGCCGCGATCCTGGCGTCCGGGTCGCTCGTCGGGCACGACGAGCTGATCGGTGCGCGCACCCTGGTACTGCACGGCACGCACGACAAGCTGATGCGCGCGTCCGGTGCGCGCGCCGTCGCCCGGTCCGTCTCGGACGCTCGTCTCGTCATGGTCGACGGTATGGCGCACGACCTTCCGGAACCACTCTGGGATCGGATCATCGGCGAGTTGACCCGGCACTTCGCCGCGAGCTGA
- a CDS encoding DMT family transporter: MKAWALLLAAIALELAGTLSLRASVDHKAWIAIVVVAYVGAFVLLGLALRTGMPIGVAYGAWGALGVAATAVLGWVIFDEALSALSIVGIALVMVGVVVVENGSHPPAENTVDEVSA; the protein is encoded by the coding sequence ATGAAGGCATGGGCGCTGCTGCTCGCGGCCATCGCGCTGGAGCTGGCGGGCACCCTTTCGCTTCGCGCGTCGGTCGATCACAAGGCGTGGATCGCGATCGTCGTCGTGGCGTACGTCGGCGCCTTCGTGCTCCTCGGGCTCGCATTGCGCACCGGTATGCCGATCGGTGTCGCCTACGGTGCGTGGGGTGCTCTCGGCGTCGCCGCGACCGCGGTGCTCGGCTGGGTGATCTTCGACGAAGCTCTCAGTGCCCTCAGCATCGTCGGCATCGCTCTCGTGATGGTCGGTGTCGTGGTGGTCGAGAACGGTTCGCATCCGCCCGCCGAGAACACCGTGGACGAGGTGTCCGCGTGA
- a CDS encoding mechanosensitive ion channel family protein, with protein MATTIAIDYGAGISDAWSSVANFVPKLVAFLVIGLIGWIVAKILAKIVTAVLRKVGFDRLTQRSGLSTMLAKSDYDAVSLLAKVVYYAILLITLQLAIGVFGPNPISDLLTRFVSWLPKLFVAILIIVIVAAIARAVSELIRGALGGASYGPMIATIVSVLIWGAGIIAALNQIGVATTVTTPVLVAVLATIGGVIVVGVGGGLIRPMQARWETALDKVAEEIPARRAERKQQAAAAGGRGQHAAAAQQQPQTQAYSQPATGQTQQMPPQSPPTGPQQYPHQFDPSQPYDQPPQQYGGYGQQPGQYPPPPPYPDDRRE; from the coding sequence ATGGCCACCACGATCGCGATCGACTACGGTGCGGGAATATCCGACGCCTGGTCGTCGGTAGCGAATTTCGTACCGAAGCTCGTCGCATTCCTAGTGATCGGACTGATCGGCTGGATCGTCGCGAAGATCCTCGCCAAGATCGTCACCGCCGTTCTTCGCAAGGTCGGATTCGATCGATTGACCCAGCGCAGCGGCCTGTCGACGATGCTCGCTAAAAGCGATTACGACGCCGTATCGCTCCTCGCCAAGGTCGTCTATTACGCGATTCTTCTGATCACGTTGCAATTGGCGATCGGCGTATTCGGACCCAATCCGATCAGCGATCTGTTGACCCGATTCGTGTCGTGGCTGCCCAAGTTGTTCGTCGCGATTCTGATCATCGTGATCGTCGCCGCGATCGCCCGCGCGGTCAGTGAACTGATTCGCGGCGCACTCGGCGGAGCGTCGTACGGCCCGATGATCGCGACGATCGTCTCGGTCCTCATCTGGGGCGCCGGAATCATCGCGGCTCTTAATCAGATCGGCGTCGCGACGACGGTCACCACACCGGTTCTCGTGGCCGTTCTGGCGACCATCGGCGGCGTGATCGTCGTCGGTGTCGGCGGCGGTCTGATCCGACCGATGCAGGCCCGCTGGGAGACCGCGCTCGACAAGGTCGCCGAGGAGATCCCGGCTCGTCGCGCCGAACGGAAGCAGCAAGCCGCCGCCGCGGGCGGTCGTGGTCAGCACGCCGCCGCGGCCCAGCAGCAGCCCCAGACGCAGGCGTACTCGCAGCCCGCGACCGGTCAGACGCAGCAGATGCCGCCGCAGAGCCCGCCGACCGGTCCCCAGCAGTACCCGCACCAGTTCGATCCGTCGCAGCCGTACGACCAGCCGCCGCAGCAGTACGGCGGCTACGGTCAGCAGCCGGGTCAGTACCCGCCGCCGCCTCCGTATCCGGACGACCGGCGCGAGTAG
- a CDS encoding AMP-binding protein: protein MTTSPATDSLRAARDTLLRLRSDYDDALAEFSWPDVGDTFNFGHDWFDAYARGNDSPGLVIVEDDGSRASYSFGQLSRRSDQVAAMLRDSGVQRGQSVIVMLNNQVELWESMLAIIKIGAVIMPTTTAVGPADLADRVARGDAVAAICNVADAPKFADVAGVGHRFVVGGDAEGWRDYATASDIEDPAVEHPGNSSTDRLLLYFTSGTTSKPKLVEHTHVSYPVGHLSTMYWLGLRPGDVHLNISSPGWAKHAWSNFFAPFLAEAAVLVYNYARFDAVALLGRITDEHVSTFCAPPTVWRMLINADLSGGRPDSLREAIGAGEPLNPEVISQVEKHWGLTIRDGFGQTECTASIANSPGQPVKSGSMGRPLPGVPVVLVDPETGERVDGPGEGELCLDLSGAQGRPLTLMTGYQGDEERNALAMSGGFYHTGDVAERDDDGYITYIGRTDDVFKASDYKVSPFELESVLIEHAAVAEAAIVPAPDAVRLAVPKAYIALAPGYDPTADTAREILAYAREHLPPYLRVRRVEFFELPKTISGKIRRVELRRREDDHADERFGGEFRDEDFGMRGGS, encoded by the coding sequence ATGACCACATCGCCAGCAACCGACAGTCTCCGCGCGGCGCGCGACACCCTCCTTCGTCTCCGGTCCGACTACGACGATGCACTCGCCGAGTTCTCCTGGCCCGACGTCGGCGACACGTTCAACTTCGGCCACGACTGGTTCGACGCGTACGCGCGCGGGAACGACTCTCCCGGACTCGTGATCGTCGAGGACGACGGATCGCGGGCGTCGTACTCGTTCGGACAGTTGTCGCGTCGATCCGACCAGGTCGCCGCCATGCTCCGGGACTCCGGCGTCCAGCGCGGGCAGAGCGTGATCGTCATGCTGAACAACCAGGTGGAACTCTGGGAGTCGATGCTCGCGATCATCAAGATCGGCGCGGTCATCATGCCGACGACCACCGCGGTCGGTCCGGCCGATCTCGCGGACCGCGTCGCACGAGGCGACGCCGTCGCCGCGATCTGCAACGTCGCCGACGCCCCGAAGTTCGCCGATGTCGCGGGAGTCGGCCACCGCTTCGTCGTGGGCGGGGACGCGGAGGGATGGCGCGACTACGCGACGGCGTCGGACATCGAGGATCCGGCCGTCGAGCATCCCGGGAACTCGTCGACCGACCGGCTCCTGCTCTACTTCACCTCCGGCACCACCAGTAAGCCGAAGCTCGTCGAGCACACGCACGTCTCCTATCCCGTGGGGCACCTGTCGACGATGTACTGGCTCGGTCTGCGGCCCGGCGACGTCCACCTCAACATCTCGAGCCCGGGCTGGGCCAAGCACGCGTGGTCGAACTTCTTCGCACCGTTCCTCGCGGAGGCCGCGGTCCTGGTCTACAACTACGCCCGGTTCGACGCCGTGGCGCTTCTCGGCCGCATCACCGACGAGCACGTGTCGACCTTCTGCGCCCCGCCGACCGTCTGGCGCATGCTCATCAACGCCGATCTGTCCGGCGGCCGACCCGATTCGCTCCGGGAGGCGATCGGTGCGGGCGAACCGCTCAACCCGGAGGTGATCAGCCAGGTGGAGAAGCACTGGGGTCTGACCATCCGCGACGGCTTCGGTCAGACGGAGTGCACGGCCTCGATCGCCAACTCCCCCGGCCAACCGGTGAAGTCCGGCTCCATGGGGCGGCCGCTTCCCGGCGTGCCCGTCGTCCTCGTCGACCCGGAGACCGGCGAGAGGGTCGACGGCCCCGGCGAGGGCGAGCTGTGTCTCGATCTGAGCGGTGCACAGGGTCGCCCGCTCACGCTGATGACCGGCTACCAGGGCGATGAGGAGCGCAATGCTCTCGCCATGTCCGGCGGCTTCTATCACACCGGCGACGTCGCCGAACGCGACGACGACGGGTACATCACCTACATCGGTCGCACCGACGACGTGTTCAAGGCCTCCGACTACAAGGTCAGCCCGTTCGAGTTGGAGAGCGTCCTCATCGAGCACGCCGCCGTCGCCGAGGCCGCCATCGTGCCCGCCCCGGACGCGGTGCGCCTGGCCGTTCCGAAGGCGTACATCGCCCTGGCGCCCGGCTACGACCCGACCGCCGACACGGCCCGGGAGATCCTCGCCTACGCACGTGAGCACCTTCCGCCGTACCTGCGCGTGCGCCGAGTCGAGTTCTTCGAACTTCCGAAGACGATCTCGGGGAAGATCCGCCGTGTCGAACTCCGACGCCGCGAGGACGACCACGCCGACGAACGATTCGGCGGGGAGTTCCGCGACGAGGACTTCGGCATGCGCGGCGGCAGCTGA
- a CDS encoding SMR family transporter, protein MSALWLSLAIVSELAATLCLRASDGMRRRLWLIPTAFGYVASFVLLSLTLAAGVPVAIAYGVWTAVGIAAVALLARIVWRDPLTPRMMIGIAIIILGVVLIEAG, encoded by the coding sequence GTGAGCGCCCTCTGGCTGTCACTGGCCATCGTCAGCGAGCTCGCGGCGACGCTCTGCCTGCGCGCATCCGACGGCATGCGCCGCCGACTGTGGCTGATCCCCACCGCGTTCGGCTACGTCGCGTCGTTCGTCCTCCTCTCGTTGACCCTCGCCGCAGGGGTCCCGGTGGCGATCGCCTACGGCGTGTGGACCGCCGTCGGCATCGCCGCGGTCGCTCTGCTGGCGCGCATCGTCTGGCGCGATCCACTCACGCCGAGGATGATGATCGGCATTGCGATCATCATCCTCGGCGTCGTACTGATCGAAGCGGGCTAG
- a CDS encoding ATP-dependent DNA ligase: MTTALVEVVSAVADVAATRSRTAKTHVLARLLIAAGSDDVVAVVGLVLGRPVQGRLRVGWRTLDRIRPEPAASARLTVGDVDAAFTVLAASTGPGSAARRTEILTGLLRAATADEQDYLVRVMIGEMRTGALDGVVVDAAAIAADLPKATVRRAAMLTGDLGRTVRAVIDGDDLSGVGLTPGVAVQPMLAATASTAAEAIRTAGASSVEFKLDGARLQIHRVGGTVTAYTRSLADITARVPDVVDVVRGLPGDDLVLDGETLALDEDGAARPFQDTMSSFGDAGENALTVWFFDVLYADGRSLVDEPLSVRREILASTVGARLIPGQVVPADDGAAAQTVLDDALAAGNEGIVVKALDSTYAAGRRGAHWIKVKPVYTYDLVVLAVERGSGRRSGWLSNIHLGARDPDGEYGEPGGFVMVGKTFKGLTDDLLRWQTEHFPTIAEHDDGHVLRLRPETVVEIAVDGVQRSTRYPGGAALRFARVKRYRTGVDAKSPSEADTISTIRGLLR; the protein is encoded by the coding sequence GTGACCACCGCGCTCGTCGAGGTCGTGTCGGCCGTCGCCGATGTCGCCGCCACGCGGTCGAGAACGGCGAAGACGCACGTGCTGGCGCGTCTGCTGATCGCCGCCGGCTCGGACGATGTGGTCGCCGTGGTCGGCCTCGTGCTCGGCAGACCGGTCCAAGGGCGTCTGAGAGTCGGCTGGCGGACACTGGACCGGATCCGGCCCGAGCCCGCGGCGTCGGCACGGCTGACCGTCGGCGATGTCGATGCGGCGTTCACCGTCCTGGCCGCGAGCACGGGTCCGGGATCGGCCGCTCGGCGAACCGAGATCCTGACCGGCCTCTTGCGAGCGGCGACCGCAGACGAGCAGGACTACCTCGTGCGCGTGATGATCGGGGAGATGCGGACGGGCGCACTCGACGGCGTCGTCGTCGACGCGGCGGCGATCGCGGCGGACCTTCCCAAGGCGACGGTCCGACGTGCGGCCATGCTCACCGGTGACCTCGGTCGAACGGTGCGAGCGGTGATCGACGGCGACGATCTGAGCGGTGTCGGACTCACGCCCGGAGTCGCCGTGCAGCCGATGCTCGCGGCGACGGCGTCCACGGCGGCCGAGGCGATCCGGACCGCGGGCGCGTCGTCGGTGGAGTTCAAGCTCGACGGAGCCCGGCTGCAGATACATCGTGTCGGGGGGACCGTCACCGCCTACACCCGCAGCCTGGCCGACATCACGGCCCGCGTGCCCGACGTCGTCGACGTGGTGCGAGGTCTGCCCGGGGACGATCTGGTCCTCGACGGCGAGACCCTGGCCCTCGACGAAGACGGCGCGGCCCGCCCCTTCCAGGACACGATGAGCAGCTTCGGAGACGCGGGGGAGAACGCCCTGACCGTCTGGTTCTTCGACGTGCTGTACGCCGACGGACGCTCGCTCGTCGACGAGCCGCTGAGCGTACGGCGGGAGATCCTCGCGTCGACGGTCGGTGCCCGCCTGATCCCCGGACAGGTCGTCCCGGCCGATGACGGCGCGGCCGCGCAGACGGTGCTCGACGACGCGCTCGCCGCCGGCAACGAAGGAATCGTCGTCAAGGCGCTCGATTCGACGTACGCGGCGGGCCGACGAGGTGCGCACTGGATCAAGGTGAAGCCCGTCTACACCTACGACCTGGTGGTGCTGGCCGTCGAACGCGGATCCGGTCGTCGGTCGGGATGGTTGTCGAACATCCACCTCGGCGCGCGTGATCCCGACGGCGAATACGGCGAGCCGGGCGGATTCGTGATGGTGGGCAAGACGTTCAAAGGGCTGACCGATGATCTGCTGCGCTGGCAGACCGAGCACTTTCCGACGATCGCCGAGCACGACGACGGCCACGTGCTCCGACTGCGGCCGGAGACCGTCGTCGAGATCGCCGTCGACGGTGTGCAGCGGTCGACGCGCTATCCCGGAGGCGCAGCCCTGCGATTCGCCCGGGTCAAGCGGTACCGCACCGGCGTCGATGCGAAGAGCCCGAGCGAGGCGGACACCATCTCGACGATTCGCGGACTGCTGCGCTGA